The Bacillus marinisedimentorum DNA segment ATCAAAAAACAAATGCAAACAAGCAATTTTTGGATATTACATTCATCCAGGAAGGACACAACTTTATCTATATTGATCATTCCAATCATGGCGCTGTTGATCATGTTGCCGGTGCTTGTTCTGGTGACTACCGAAATTTGAAATGGGTCACCATGGTACTACTAATCTTTTAAAAAGGAGTGTTTCTTATGAGGGGAAAAAAGGTTTTAATTATATCAATCTTATTATTAACAGCAACCATAATATCACTTGCAATGAGTCAGAAAGAATCTAAATACAATTATTACGGCCAGTTTCTTAACTCTATATCTGAAAAACAAAATGGGGAAGTTGAGAACGATTTCTTAAGTCAAAATAAAATTGACAAACTATCTTACTTTTATGAGCACATGGCAAATAGTCGGTTAGATGCCGGACAATCCCCTACCGCAAAAGCGATTGAAGTATTAATACAAAATAGAGCGCTGGAAAAAGAAGCGATAAAAAGAGGGATGAGTGTTTATGAAGATGAGATACAAACGCTAATTGATTTTTCTATAGAGCAATCAAAAGCGCATGAAGATAAAGAGTTTAATGAGTTTTTAAATGGTCTTGGTATAACTGTGGAAGAGTACTATGGCAAGTACGTTTATGATCGTTTTAAAGCGAAATTATTAGAAAACAAGCTATTCGATGAAGTTACGAAAAATGAGAATACACCTCAAGATAAAGTAACGGTTTGGAAAAAGGAAAGCACGAGTATAATTGAAAAATTCAAAGCTGAGAATAAAGAAAAAATTGAAAAAGTAAAGGAACAAAACAAGTTATAATTTAATTAACCCCCAATACTTAAGTATTAAATATCGGGGGTTTTTCAGATTGTTTTGTTATACAATATCTCTGATTAACATAATTCAACATATACATACAGAACACCCACAACCAAATAAATCTAAGTAACGATTCGACAGGGCTGTGTTGGACTATATACTTATCTCAGCAAACCATTCAAAAAATCAACTGCCCCTTTTAGATTCCCTTTATTCAGCGAGTAGAATTTCGTATTCCCCTCATGTCGGATTGAAATTAATTCCGTCTTTTGCAAGTGATTTAAGTGGCGTGATACGGTGCTCTGGTTAAGGTTGAGGCTTTTTACGATTTGCTGGGCGAACAGTTCGCCTTTTTGGGAAAGCAAGGTGAGAATTTGCAGCCTGGTTTTATCTCCAAGCCCCTCAAATAATGAATAAACATCTGTTACACCCTCATTTTTCTCCTCTTTTTCATCCGGCACCCTATTTTCCTGCGGATCATACATGACATGCAGGGTTTTGTTTAGTGTGTAAAAAGACAGGAATCGTCCTAAATTCAGTGTCGGAATGAAATTGATCTCTTCTGCCCGATTGATTGTTGGGATTTCGTTTGTATCAGGGTACAGGTTGGTTATTGCATGGATAGCCTCATCGTTTTTTTTATAGGTTTTGGTTATCAGTTTGGCTCCCAATGCCATTAAATGTTCTTTATTGGTTTCCCAGAGCTCGTTAAATCCATATTTCCAAATCCCTTCAAATAGATGGATCATTGTTTCTTTCACCTTTTTTGGTTCTTCAAAAAAGCGGACTTGTTCTGCAACATTACCTGCGGACCAGCTCCTGAGAACCGCTTCAAGTGCAATATGCCGGTTTTCTTCATTTACATCCGTTTCTTCTGTCATCCGCCCTTCCCCAAACACTTCTTCAACTTCAGGAATAGGAAAGAGATTTTCATAATAGTAGGTTACGTTTTCGCTGATTCCGTAACTAATCAGTTCTGTTATGTCATTAATTGAAAGGTTTTTCCACCAATGGATGAAGCTATCCCAATCCTGATGCGGATTTTTGACCTTCATGATATAAAACTCCCGAAATATCGCCCCATGTGCAAAAACGGTCCTGAGCTGCTTCAAATCTCGTTTTACACTTTCAGGAAGCTTACGGGAAAAACGCTCGGTCCAATCGGATGTCCTTGATAAATCATTGAGGCAATAATCAATCAGCAATATATTAGTCGTGAAATTCACACCAAGTGATGGGGTGATGCGCATGGATGTCTCAGGGTACGTTTCAGTAATGTATCGATTCATTCCGAACCTCCAAAAAATTTTTAATATTCTATATTTACATATTCAATATTTGGTTATAAGATGATTATACAGGAGTTGGAAAAACCTATCAACAATTGGGGAGTGAATTTTTGATGATTACAATTCAGAGGGCGTTAAAGGAGCACGTACAGGGAATTGCCGATGTTTGCGGTTCGGGTTATCGAAACACATATGCGCAAACACATGATCAGGAATATATTGAGCGGATCATACAGGAGTTTTACAATCTTGAACGGTTGGAGTCGGAATTGGAACCTTCAAACTCCTGGAGTGGCTGGCATGTTGCTGTTGACGGGGACAGGGTTGTCGGCGCTGCCTGTGGAGGGTTCATATCGGAAGAGGAAGCGGAATTGTTTGCATTATACCTTGATCCTGCCCGAAAAAGAGAAGGCATCGGGACAATGCTTTTGGAAGCCCTCACGGAACAACAAAAAAATATGGGTGCACGCCTCCAATGGGTATCGGCAGCAGAAAATAATGACATGGGGATCCCCTTTTATCTGGCAAGAGGATTCAAGGAACAGGGCCGGATTCAGTCTTACGCCAATAACGATAATGAGGAATATAGAAGCATTCGGTATCGCAGAAATGTATAGGGAGGGTTTTCGGTGTATAAAAACATATTGGTAAACAAGAATTTTTTATATTATCTCGCCGGCGGCAGTGTTTCGAGGCTCGGAGATATCTTATCGGGCCTTGCTTTCTTATTCATCGCCTATGATTTAACGGGATCGAAAACCCACACGACAGGTGTAGTTATCGCTGAAACGCTGCCTTATTTATTGTTCGGGCTGCTTGGCGGCGTCGTAGCGGACTGGGTCGATAAAAAGAAATTGATGATCATCATTGACCTCCTCAGGGTGCCGCTTGTGTTATCAACGGTCATTTTGTTTTATGTCGATGCTCTGAATTATGTTTATTTACTTTTCATCAGTTTTTCCGTTCAGTCCCTCGGATGTTTTTTTAATCCGAGCTATCGATCTGCCTTACCCTTGATTGTTCCAAAGGACCAGAGAAATGCGGCCAACAGTATTTATGATTCCTTTACAAGGGGAATCACGGTGCTCAGTCCGTTGGTGACCTTACTCCTGCTGGACACAGTCGGCCAAATACACTTTTTCACGTGGGACGCCATTACATATGCTGTCAGTGCCTTTGCCATTTCAAGAGTCAAATTTCAAAGTAAGCCAATGGAAACCGGCCAAAAGAGAAGCTTGCGCAATGCCTTTGCAGCTCTTGCTCAATTTGGCTCATGGGTTAAAGGCAATCATACAGTCCGTTCCCTGTTCTGGTTGACGTTTGTCATGGTGTTTTTGAACACATGGATCTGGGAGGTTGGCCTTTTATTATCGCTTTTGGATATGACGGATAACGGAAAATCTATATACGCAATTTTACAGGGCGCATATGGTGCTGTTGTCATCATGACGAATCTGCTCATTCCTTTTATTTGGAAAAAGCTGAACTTAAGGACTTATCTGATCGGTTCGATTATTTGGGGAACAGGAATCACTTTTTTGGGGCTTTCGATGAATGTGCCCATGTTTTTTATAGGTGCAACAATCATTGGGATAGGGATTCCAATCACCGGACTGACAAGGGTTTACATCATCCAAAATTTCGTTCCGGAAGAAATGCACGGAAAAGGATTTAGCTTCAATGCTGTGCTGCTGTATTTTGCTGACACCCTCTCCCTGGTTTTCTTTGGGACCCTATCAACCGTGGTTTCTCTTCACTACTTGTTTTTGATGAACGGTTTGGCGGTTATCCTTCTGATCGGATTCGTTTTTGTAAAGCAAGCAATCGACCCAAAAATAAGAAAGAACGGTTATCTGGCAGGTTAGAGATAGAGCCGTTAATTTACTTAATATGGAATTATTTGCACAGTGGCTTACTCACCTATAGGTAAACTTATGAAATAAGCCAACCTAAAATTTCAGCCTTTCCTCTCAAAAACTAAAAAATAAATAATGTATTTTAGATGACAAAAAAAGAGCTTGATCACTACAAGCTCTTTTTTGAAAACTAACACACTTGTTTTTAAATACTACCACCCTCCACCGCCCCCAAAAGGGCCTCCCCCTCTTCCCATGCCTTTTTGTGTTTCTGTTTTACGTTCTATGTTCTCTCTATCCTGCTCCAACTCGTTTTGAGACTTGCCTTCCCATTGTTTTCGAGGATTTAGTTTGCTTTTCTTATAGTCCCTGTACTTAACTATGCTTATCAATAAGATAAATACAACAATTGTAATAATTGGAACAATATCTTCCATAGCCCAGCCCTCCCATGTTCTTTTGGGATAAAGTTAACCCGGTTAAAACACGATCACCTGTCCAGTTGAATCGAAAAATCTCTCTAACAAGATGTTTTACAGGCTGCATATATCCTTACTCTCTTTTGGAACCGGTAAGTCCCTCCATTTAATATGGGCAGACTTCAACTTCATTGTCTCTAGTGATCACTTAAAAGAGCTCATAGGTTCCATCTTGATAAACCTTGTAGTAGCCCAATGTTCCGGTTTTTCCAGAAGCACGTGTGGATATGGACACAAGTTGCACTACATAATATGAGCCGTTATCGTCTGTTCTGATCGTTTCATCCGCACCGAACGAAACATCCTTATCCTTACCCTCAGGAAGTTGTTGTTTCAAGCGTTGGACAGCCTCTTCTCCGCTTGAAATGCCGATATCTCCACCGCTTCCTTCTCTACCCAGTTTGAAAGTTAATACACTGTGACCCTTAAATTTTTCTCCATCTTTCCACAAAAAATGAACCGCATATTGTTTCCCTATTTTTTCGTCATCAACTTGTATGTTTAATGTAGGGCTATTGGTGTTTATATCTTCCTTGATTTCTTCCCCTGAACTTGTTACACGAATTAACCTAACTTTTGATGGAGGTTGTTTCATTGTTCCCCAGTCAATTAAAATTCTGTCACCAATTTCTGCATCACCAGGATGGATGTCAGGATATGTATATGACCTCTTATCACCACAATCATTCCAACACATTTCTTCGTATGCATGATCAAACGCGGAGACTGATTCATCCGAACTTATTTTCTTTATGGAAGGAATGCCTGTGTGAAATTGGTTTTTTGGGGTGCGGTCTTCCTCCATCTCTTGAAGCAAACCGCCACCATGCATCCGAACGGTCGAAATCTTCCCGTCCTCATTGATGTTAACCCGTCCTGATGCAACCGCTGTTTTGGCTTCTCCGTCCTTACTGTATTCCACTTCGACTTCATAATAATAGGCTTCATTTGAACCGTCGACCTTTTCGATATCGATAGTTTTAGGATCTAATTGATATCCATTTCTGTAAGCAGCACTGAGATACATCAAGATAAAATTCTTGTTATAGAACGCTTGCGGGTCCGTGACAACGGAATTATAGTTCACTTCAAGATACTTTTTCACTTCCGGTGAATTCGGTCCTTTATCAAGAGCATTTTCCAGTTCAACACCGGGACCTGTAAACTCATTTACCACAAAAGATTCGACTATCTTCTCATTAGGAAGCCCTTTAGTCAGCGTTTCCTTTTCTTCGGTATCCCCACCGCTTTTTTCTGAACAGCCGGTAAACAAAACCAGGACTGACAACAAAATAGCGGTAAATAAAAATCTATTCTTTTTCATGATATCCCCCTATAATTAATCTGGAGTCGCCTTCGTTACGATCCTTATTTTGTCCCCATTTAAAACCAGACTTCCCCATATATTACAGTACTAGTCTATCACTCTCATATGTCCTTAACAGCAAGTAAAAAAAGCCGACTACTCAACTACCATTTTGAAAAAAGGTAGTAATCATATTTATAAACAAACGGAATATGAGATATAAATCTATAGTTATCCACTTCTTAATTTAATCTTCTTTGACTCCAAGTTCTTTTTAATAAGCGTTTTAAATACATTCTTCTGATCATTTGAATCGAAGAAACGCTTTAGCAAGATGATTGCTTTGTTTTTCGAAACATACAGGCGGAACATATCCTTATCCTCTTTTGCAACCGATATGTCGCCCCATTCGATATGAGCATTCGATCTTCATACTTTCTGGTTTATGCCATCGTCACTGAAGACGTAACTTATTTCATTTTTAATGATTTGGTCGCTTTTATACTCTCTTCGCACCCTCATATTCATTAAAAGCACCATGATAGTGGTGATTAACCCGGATGATATGATTGAAAAAAATGCCACAACCGGGTAGACCAAAATCCAGCTTCCTGAAACAACATTAGAATATACATACATGAAAACAAGAATCCCAAGAACAAAATAACCGAGCACAAACTTCTTTCTATGATACGCGTTATGCCTTTTGTAATCTGAATACGTTAAAGTTCCGGCGATCGATACTTCGTCATGGTTGTTTGGTGTCACCTTTGTTCCCCCTGCTATAAATGATTGTCAACGTTTTTCTCATCACCAGACGGCTTCTGCTAACGGATGTCCGTCTTTGTCATAACCAGTCACCGTCATCTCGTCAATTTCTTCGTCTGTCATCGTAAAGAAGACGGGCTTCCAGTTCGTGTCGATGACTGTAAGCGGAATGACTTTGCCGTTATACCGAACATTAATATCCGCTTTTGCGATTGTGTCATCATTAATAACTCCAAAGACAATCTTTGGAATTGCTTTTTCTGTCCATTTGTCAGGATCAGCGACATTGATACCGGAAGCGGCATCGCTGCAAAGGGCGGCTTTTTCACAGCGAAGGATAGTTGGCTGCCCGATGGGAATTTCCCAACCGATATCGGCATTCCCTCGGATTGTTGTAAGGATGAGATCTTGTCGTTCCCCTTCTGGTGCATTGATGTTCTTTCGAGAAAACACGAACACTCCTTTTTGAAAGGGTTCAATATGGATAGTATCCGCATCTCTCAGAACGTTCAAAGAAGCGATTGCCTCTTCAAGAGTGGAAACAGATTTGAGCTTGTTGTCTCCTCGTTGTTTCTCATTTGTTAGGGGTGCTTCGGGCTTTCCAACTTTTGTTTTCACACCTTCCCCTGGCTCATTGCATCCAGCTATAATTAACATTAAAAATAAAGCCAAAAATATTGTTTTCATCATATCAACTTCCTTATGCATAAATCGTTGTATATCTAAAATAAGATACGTCATTTTTTATAGTCGATCGCAACTACCATATCAATAACTGACTATTTCCTGTAATTCTTATTTTACCATAAATTTTCCAAATTCCTTTAAAATCAAAAAGACAGTTGGTCGTAAAATAAAAAACGCCGGTTTCATTCATAACCAGCGTTCCTTGTTACCATCTTT contains these protein-coding regions:
- a CDS encoding ArsR/SmtB family transcription factor, encoding MNRYITETYPETSMRITPSLGVNFTTNILLIDYCLNDLSRTSDWTERFSRKLPESVKRDLKQLRTVFAHGAIFREFYIMKVKNPHQDWDSFIHWWKNLSINDITELISYGISENVTYYYENLFPIPEVEEVFGEGRMTEETDVNEENRHIALEAVLRSWSAGNVAEQVRFFEEPKKVKETMIHLFEGIWKYGFNELWETNKEHLMALGAKLITKTYKKNDEAIHAITNLYPDTNEIPTINRAEEINFIPTLNLGRFLSFYTLNKTLHVMYDPQENRVPDEKEEKNEGVTDVYSLFEGLGDKTRLQILTLLSQKGELFAQQIVKSLNLNQSTVSRHLNHLQKTELISIRHEGNTKFYSLNKGNLKGAVDFLNGLLR
- a CDS encoding GNAT family N-acetyltransferase, whose product is MITIQRALKEHVQGIADVCGSGYRNTYAQTHDQEYIERIIQEFYNLERLESELEPSNSWSGWHVAVDGDRVVGAACGGFISEEEAELFALYLDPARKREGIGTMLLEALTEQQKNMGARLQWVSAAENNDMGIPFYLARGFKEQGRIQSYANNDNEEYRSIRYRRNV
- a CDS encoding MFS transporter translates to MYKNILVNKNFLYYLAGGSVSRLGDILSGLAFLFIAYDLTGSKTHTTGVVIAETLPYLLFGLLGGVVADWVDKKKLMIIIDLLRVPLVLSTVILFYVDALNYVYLLFISFSVQSLGCFFNPSYRSALPLIVPKDQRNAANSIYDSFTRGITVLSPLVTLLLLDTVGQIHFFTWDAITYAVSAFAISRVKFQSKPMETGQKRSLRNAFAALAQFGSWVKGNHTVRSLFWLTFVMVFLNTWIWEVGLLLSLLDMTDNGKSIYAILQGAYGAVVIMTNLLIPFIWKKLNLRTYLIGSIIWGTGITFLGLSMNVPMFFIGATIIGIGIPITGLTRVYIIQNFVPEEMHGKGFSFNAVLLYFADTLSLVFFGTLSTVVSLHYLFLMNGLAVILLIGFVFVKQAIDPKIRKNGYLAG
- a CDS encoding YcxB family protein is translated as MEWGDISVAKEDKDMFRLYVSKNKAIILLKRFFDSNDQKNVFKTLIKKNLESKKIKLRSG